From Bubalus bubalis isolate 160015118507 breed Murrah chromosome 17, NDDB_SH_1, whole genome shotgun sequence:
GCCAAGGACCTTATTCACCAGTTACTTCGTAGAAATCCAGCAGATCGTTTAAGTCTGTCTTCAGTATTAGATCATCCTTTTATGTCCCGAAATTCTTCAAAAAACAGCAAGGATTTAGGAACTGTAGAAGACTCGATTGATAGTGGACATGCCACAATTTCTACAGCAGTTACAGCTTCTTCCAGTACCAGTATAAGTGGTAGTTTATTTGACAGAAGACGACTTTTGATTGAACAGCCACTCCCAAATAAAATGACTAtatttccaaagaataaaaatccaagtgatttttcttcttcaggagatggAAGCAGCTTTTATACTTCATGGGGCAATCAAGAACAAGAAACCAGTAATAGTGGAAGGGGAAGAGTAATCCGAGAGGCAGAAGAAAGGCCACATTCTCGATACCTTCGTAGAGCGCATTCCTCTGATAGATCTGAGACTTCTCATGGTCAGTCTCGAGTGAAAACATATACAATGGAACGATGTTACTCAGCAGAAATGCTTTCAAAATCCAAACGATCAGGAGTGGAGGAAAATGAAAGATACTCACCCACAAACAATGATGCtaatatttttcacttctttaagGAAAAGACATCCAATAGTTCTGGATTTTTTGAAGGATCTGATAACAATCAAGCACTGTAAGAATAATTCTATCAAAAGCATTTTACTTTTAGATAAGCATTGTATTATCACAAACATGAAGCTGCTTGTAACTTAGGTTGGGGGTACCTTTTTTCTAACCCTATTAGATATTCCTGGGGCACTTCTTAactatgatttctattttttaatagggAGAAAGTCAGAATGATAATTTTGAATTGTAGTTAAGAATTAAAATGAGTATATGTGCTCATGGATGTATCTGTAGTATGTGTTTAATACTTTGGAATTTTTAGtgtcatgtttaattttatataaagcaGGTCTCCAGTGCAGTATATCATATTTTAAACATGTGTGATCCCTAAAGTACTCTTAACAGTAaccatacataaacacacacacacacatagagagtAGCTGAGCTTAAGTGACAAGTAATCATACTGTTACCTGCTTCTCACGTGAAGACTAGGTTTTTAGTGactagtgtttgtttttttttccctctaatttttattcttaaattacaAGAGGATAGTAGCCATATAGAAATAGTGTCACAGTGCCATGGGCATTTTGGCATGGGAATTTAGCTTTGTAGAGACAATTTAGTTATGTAAATATTGAGTTCTACTTTAATCTAAAAGTTTTTAGGTGTTCGTATCAaaagaaatctctttttaaagtatttttgtcTTACAAAGTTATTATCAGAtaattttttattagtttatggaaaaattttttttctttctttagctccAATCATCTTTGTCCAGGAAAAACTCCCTTTCCATTTCCTGACCAGACACCTCAGACTGAAATGGTGCAACAATGGTTTGGGAATCTGCAAATAAATGGTGAGTTTTTAATGgactatttattaaaatattaataatttggccacttagCAAGCATTGCAGTTTTCTCTTTGGattttcttaaggaaataatGGCATTTTTGAATAAACCTAgttgtaataatagtaataacaatacattttgagtatttattaACCACTGTCCTTAATGCTTAACATAtagtattaactttttaaattctcaCAAAAACTATAGGAGGAAGACACTATTATTAGTTCTGTCTTACAAATGAGGAAGTTATAGTGCACAGAGCTTATTTTGCCAAGCCACACTGTCCATAAATAGAAGAGACATGAGTCTAACCCATGCAGTCTGGCTCAGAGACTTTAGTCTCTAAACCCCTCTGCTCTCACAGTCTCTCTGTAATAAGTACCTGTATCAGTGCctataaaataatcaaaagacggttgattttatttttaactataagGGGGTATGGATATCATAGTATACCAGTGGGACCTGGCATACACTACACAGCCTCTAAAACCTAAACACTGTTAAACAGCTGTCATTaagtcattatttcatttatagacCCAGAGTTTGAAAGTTAAACATTTCTCCTTAATGAACATGCTAGATTCACAGAAGTGGGTTGGAAAATAATTATGGGGAAAagtgagaataaaaaagaaacatatggAAGAAACATATGGAGAGGAGAGGATAATTTTTACTAAGTATCATATTACTTCAGACAAAGTACATAATATATGGGTGTAATTTAAGTAGAGTTGTTTTGTCACCACAAgtctatttgtgtgtgtatattattttCAAGAGCCCAAAAGATAATTAATCTTCTCATATGTACTTGTTAAAGCTGATAGTTCAACCTTATGtgttttaaactataaaactgcCCTGTGCTTAAATCTTGTACTTAACCTTCTACTGTGTTTATAGATACTTCTTGTTTGGTAACATGGACATGTCTGGGGTACCCTTGTTTATAATACTCCAGTAGTGCTGCTGCAATTTTAAAGTATGTTATTTGATATAAGACATTTTCTATTACAGTGGCAGTGAGGAGGGGAAGCATGTAAAAGTCACTTAAGGGGAAAACCGAGATACAGATTTTTAGATTTAGCATTAGAAAAATTGCCTTACAAAGTTTTATATACTCTAATCATTTtaagggcttttaaaaaaatgtctccaTGTGAACTCTAGAACTGttgatatataaaatttaaataggtAAAGTTCAACAAGAGCTTTTTTAGAAATGTAGCTACAAATAACATTTGTAATATTAAGTATTAATGATATTAAagctattttgtatattttagtgTGTTTTGGCTTTAGTTGCATATTTtgtaagtaaaaatgaaatagtcCTTAGCTTACATGTTATGTAGAATGATTATTTGGGAACTCCTCTCAAATCTGTATTTATTGCAGCATTGGCAGTTGCTTGTTTAGCATTAGTAGGTGACCCATTTAGTAGGTGACTAGTTTTTGCTTTgattgaaaaattaatttcatattggTATCTTTTCTTTCCTAGTCTTAGATTTAAAGGTATTCCTTTGCAGGCTAGcttaaaatatccttttaaagtcactatcttttttttaagtcactattTTATTACGccatatctttttttctctttttgtgaccgcactgcatggcttgtgggatcttatttcccggACCAGGGGTTAAGCCTGGGCCCTTGGCTGTGAAAGCACCGATTCCTGAtggctggactgccaggaagtcccttATGCCATATCTTAAACTGAAAaattatgagtttttttttttaaactagatttCTTTTGTTCTTCATAAAAAACTATACTGTTGTAACCAGCATGACATTGTTTTGTGTAGACTTGACTTTAATTATTCACTAAGTTGCTTAATGTATACTGTAGCTCATTTAAGAGAAGCTACTGAGCACCACAGTATTAGCCCAAACAGAGATTTCCAGGGCCGTCCAGATTTTCAGGACACATCAGGAAATGCCTAGACTGATACAAGAGCCAAAAGGAGCCCCAATGCTTCTGACAATGCATGTtctgtaaaacattttaatactGTGAAATATATGACTGCATATCACACTAAACCTGAAATAATTCAGCAAGAATCTATTTTTGGCTTAGATCCTTCTTGTGAACAAAGCAAGACTAGGGGTGTGGAGCCACCATTGGTCTCTCAGAAGCGTACATTACGAAGCATTACATCTCCTTTGACTGCTTATAGGTTAAAACCAATCCGACAGAAAACCAAAAAGGCCGTGGTATGTctgttatttttctaaatcaCTGTATGATTTCCTTGAGTATATGGCTTCTGGTATCAAGCATGGTATCTTTTCGGTTCCCTATACTGTCCCTGCATTTTTTATATGTACTTGATAAACTCACATAAGAGAAAAGAGATTGCATGTTTATGGAAAAATAGCTATTGTTTTCTTGTGGATACTTGAAGAATGGTGAACTGATATGAACTTTAAATTGTTGATAATGAAAAACATTTAGAAGTAATATTGGCCAAATGCTGTGTTAAATATTATTCACAATCCTCATCACTAAATTAATAatagtattttatcttttttcatttctatatttaatcCAGTCTCAAAAAgataaactagaaaatataactttttaacaTCTCAAACTATTGATGTTTTAAcaggaatatgaaaaataagtagaggatttttttttttaatgttgtgtgtGTTGGgaatagtgatttttattttttaattctctgttcATCCTGTTTGTCCCTTGTTTTCCATTTCATCCAGTCTTGCCTTTAATTGGAGTGCCATTCTTTCCAAAGCCCTTAAATCTCCACCCTGCCTTCTGCTTCCTTTCTGCTCACTGGTTATTTCACACCTCATTATGCCATCTCACCTTTACTCCTTATGTTTCACAGTTGTACTCACATACACCTGTGATCTAGACTATTGCAGTGAAgtagctattttctttttatgttaatttttgtttttgccatgGTTAAGTACTTTGCTTTTCACTAATATATATGTCAGAATGTTCTAATAAATAATTGttattgattttagtttttttttttttttttttaggtgagcATACTTGATTCAGAGGAGGTATGTGTGGAGCTTCTGAAGGATTATGCATCTCAAGAATATGTGAAAGAAGTTCTTCAGATATCTAGTGATGGGAGTATGGTAATGTAGATTCACTTTTATTATCTTGCAGCTTCATCACCTAAATATTTACCATTCCATTCATTCTattacaaaacaattttttaaattacttttcctGATATGGTAGTATATATAGAATTCAGAAACTAAAATAGCATACTAAAATAGtgtggtttaaaaataattataactagTAACAAAATCTAAACTTTAGGCTTAAGTTTAAACAgtgaaaaaattacttttagagAGTATTTagtgttttcaataaaaataaaatttaatattcatgtgagctctttttataattttagtgaCAAAGTATAGTTCTTTAACTTAATGGCATATAAttagaattcttaaaattttttgacaGATCACTATTTATTATCCAAATGATGGAAGAGGTTTTCTTCTTGCTGATAGACCACCCTCACCTACTGATAATATCAGTAGGTACAGTTTTGATAATTTACCAGGTATGTAAATTTACCAGGGAATAAATTTAGATAATGGATTTATATAAATCCATAGACATAAACTCTATACATATGGATATCATAAATTGTAGATATTTTGACTTCATTTGGGCTGCAAGTTATGTTCTTATAACTTTGTATCTGGTGAGATGTGCTGTACCTTACTAATTCAGTGTTCAGGCATGTTCTGtgttaaaatggaattttattttatttaaggaaaaactAACTCTGGAATATTAGTCATGTGTCCACAAATATACTTTGTACACTTGTTTAGTTACAATTTGTCTAGAATAGTGTTAAAAATTCAACGTGAAGTATCtggtttttaacttttgaaatctTTCTCTGCTACATAATGATCCCTTGTAATTGTGGTTAATCAAATTTGACTCCCAGTTCAGTTTCTGGATATTATGAATTAGAAAATTAAGTACTGAGTAGTAAGACTTCCCTAAGGTgacttaaaagaaaatgagagaaccTATCTAACCTAACCTTATTAGAATTAAAGCAGGTAGGCAAgactattaaataatataaatgaccactgctgctcctgctgcatagttgcttcagttatgtccaactctgtgtccatggactatagcccgctaggctcctctgtccatggggattctccaggcaagagccactggagtgggttgctatgccttcctccaggggatattcctgatctagaaattgaacccaggtcttccacattgcaggcagattctttaccatctgagccaccagctgctgctgctgctgctaagtcgctttagtcatgtctgactctgtgcgaccccatagacggcagtccacaggctccccagtccctgggattctccaggcaagaacactggagtgggttgccatttccttctccagtgcataaaagtgaaagtgaagtcactcagtcgtgtccgactcttagcgaccccatggactgcagcctaccaggctcctccgtctatgggattgtccaggcaagagtactggagtggggtgccattgccttctctgtgagccaccagggaaacccataaatGACCACGGTTACAGGGAACTACAAAAATTTAGCATGCTGTACTTTACTAATATAAAAAGtgctacatttctttttctcaaagtcATTTGGTTCTGATATCTTAGATagaagtcttttcatttcatttattaaaacttCCCTAGAGTCATTATCTTACTTTTAATAAGGAGTCAGTGATtcaaagagagatttttttttttaatagtcatgATACTAATCCATCAGATTTTGTTACATACATCTTGGGAATTTTATTATACTGTCTttagttttcattaaaatagTAGACTTCcatctctaaaatattttatttttaataggattATTAACCATGGGTAATGGAATTATTAACTTTTGGCTTAAATTTTTGagaaagagtagaaataaatattaagactGTTACTGAATTTATGTCAACATTTTCATTCCCTAAGATTAGGTAACTTCTTTCTTTTGTCTGCCTAGAAAAGTACTGGCGAAAATATCAATATGCTTCCAGATTTGTACAGCTTGTAAGATCTAAATCTCCTAAAATTACTTACTTTACAAGATACGCTAAATGTGTTTTGATGGAGAATTCCCCTGGTGCTGATTTTGAGGTTTGGTTTTATGATGGTAAGTGCCATTTAGAAatggttatttttttcccctttagctTGTAACTTTGTaattgtgggtttgtttttttaattcagtacagtttgggtttttttttgcccACACCATgcgcttgtgggatctcagttcccagaccagggactaaacccaggccACAGGAAGGAAAGCTCAAAATCCTAACCTCTAGagaaccagggaattccctagcacagcaagtgtgtgtgtgtgtgtgtgtgtgtgtgtgtgtgtgtaacaacATTCTGATTGATATGCTACTGAATTCCCTAgcacagcatgtgtgtgtgtgtgtgtgtgtataacaacATTCTGATTGATATGCTACTGAATTCCCTAgcacagcgtgtgtgtgtgtgtgtgtttaacaacATTCTGATTGATatgctagtgtgtgtgtgtgtgtgtgtgtgtgtaacaacATTCTGATTGATATGCTACTTCTTATTAGAACTTAAATGAACATATACCAAATTGCAAAAGGATAAGGTTGAACCAGAACTTAATGAACATATACCAAATttttagaataataaatattGCAAAAGGATAAGGTTGAGCCAGAGaatcttattttctaaatctATAAAGATGTTTACTTTTTAATCTGTAAAGTTTCCTCCTTTATGTGTCCTAAGGGACACAGAATATATACTCACACAGTACACATAATTATAGCTGTCCTTCACTTACATATTTGTATGAGTAGtggtttttgaaaaatataaaagtatcaaACTTAAGCCAGATgtatgcagaaaagaaaaatggcataTATTTATTGGAATACTACTTTCAGAGCCTCATTTTATTAATGGCCAGTGAGTAAATGTAAATGATACCTTGATCTAGGAGCTATTGTATACTGGAGTATGATAAtgaatataatatcatatatatatatatttatatacatataatgaatatttatagaaatgATAAAGCattttctgcttaatttttaAGGAGCAAAGATACACAAAACAGAAGATTTAATTCAGGTGATCGAAAAGACTGGCAGATCTTACACcttaaaaggtgaaagtgaagttaatAGCTTAAAAGAGGAGGTAAAAATGTATATGAACCATGCTAATGAGGTATGTACCTACTTTTAGTAGGTGTTTTCTTAACCAGTTAATAACATTACAAATGACATAGGTGAAGTAATGACAGAAAGCACTCTTTTGAAACAGGGCCACCGTATTTGTTTAGCATTGGAATCCATAatttcagaagaggaaaagaaaagtggaAGTGCTCCCTTTTTCCCCATAATCGTAGGAAggtaaatgtttgaaaatttattaaatatgactaaaatgtgtaaattttttttttaagtttagtgtTTACATTATGAgcattcttctcttttctgtaaaTTGAAAGCTTTAAGGGGATGTATTTGACATGTCTTTCTCCTTCAGAAGACCTAGTAGTACTAGTTCACCTAAGGCCTTAACACCTCCTCCTCCTGTGGATCCAAACTACCCAATGAGAGAGACACCATCTCTGAATAGAATgatcataaatagtgctgcttcTCCAAAACAGGCACCAGTACTTAATCCTCCTGTAAGTAAATGTATGTCACTTCTGTACTTTTAAACTCTTCGATGATTGCCTAATGTCcttgatataaaattaaaaccaccTGACTGTGGTCTTACTATCACCTAGCTACTTTTCCAGCCTCATCCTGAACTACTTTACCCCAGCACTCTCTGGGCTTAATTATGTCAAACTCTCGGGGCCTTTTCACATGTTGTTCACTTgacctgcttttcttttcctgaaccCTTTAATGGCTTGctttctcctcctccagctcTCAGTTTAAGCATTACCTCAGCAAGGCCTAACCTGACTCCTCAGGGAAAACACCAaatatactaacgtatatatagttttatttttgctaGTAAAATATCATTAACTTCCTTAATATCCATGATAGGGTCATGGttaaataaacttatatttttaCCAAATGAACTATCATGCCAATGAAGATGATATAGCAATATagtaaaatacaatattaaagaaatagatgtgtgtgtgtgtgtgtgtgtgtgtgttcacaaacATTTATAATTGTAGCTATGAAAAATTATATCTTTGgggaaatgaataaaagaagtctaccaaaatgaaaatgtttttttcctgtcctctgcatttattttctataatgtaatatttttttaccttttcttttttataaattaagaTAATGAAAATCTGGTCATTATCTACTTTTGCTAAGGTTGATTTACTGGAATGCTTAGAAATGAtatcttcctttcttttactGTTTGTAGGTGGTTACAAATGAAGGACTTGGCCTTACGGGTGCAGCTTCTGAAACAAACAGCTCTCCTAGAAGTCTTAAAGATTGTCTTCCTAAATCAGCACAACTTTTGAAGTctgtttttgtgaaaaatgttgGTTGGGCTACACAGGTGAGAAGCTTTTAAGcaagtgaattttaattttctaagtatGTAGTAATTTGGTTTCCACAGTGATTGGCAGTgaccaaaaaatataaattaaagattTCTCTTTGCAGGAAAGTTTTTACACCTTTTTTGCATTGGGTGTGTcattaataattttcaaaattttttatttgtatacatGTGGAAAACTGTAGATACTAGTTGATACCAAGTAGAGGAGGTCATGATAATGGCTAAACATTAGGACTTGAGAATGTCCAGGCATTTTAAGTTTTAGAAAGTATTTGTAATCTATATTAGTAGAGTAACTTTGATTTGGCTGAAAAGATTTTTTGAATTGGGTCTACACTGAATTGCAAACTTAAAGAATTTTATGTAGGTATAAACCTATATGTGTATGTTATCTGAAAACTTGAATTTTGGAGACTTTTgagtatagcacatggaattttTACTTACCAGTGAAGTAAAATACAGCTTAGTCCTTTATGGAGGTAGGAAATGAAGGGAACGCAGCATTTGTGAATACCTCCTATGTAGTACCATGTTTTTCACATACATTGTCACATTATTTCCCAAAATAAAACCTAGTAAAGTTGATGCCATCTCCTCCTTTCAGAGAGTAAAATTATGGCTTATGATGGATAGGTTGACTTGCACATTGCTACTAGTTAGTTGACAGAATCTGGATGTAAACCCAAGTGTTCGATCCCTGTACTGTTTGGAGTGGCAGGCACTTGTAAGTATTAGTGACTAAAGGAACATGTTTCAAAAGCAAAGATGTAACATTCTCAGGCAGAACAAAAATTCTTGTGGCCTAAGAACAAAGAATGGATGAAAATTGTAATCTAATGAAGTGTTGATTGGTAATTTTCTAAATCTGTTCTTAGCTAGAAATACTATGGGAAAGGAAAAACACTTGTTCAGACATCCTAGTAGAAATTAATGGAAAACAGGATTTATGtagaataaatttaatttctgaTGTCCTATCTATTAAAGGAATCGCCTGAAAAAAATATGGGTATTCTCAAATGTTGCTGCCATCACAGCCCCAAATTTGTAGTTACCTAAagggttgttttttgttattttttaactatGTGAAAAACAGGTTAAACACAagtgccttttaaaaatgtatgctcTACTATATAGTAATTTTGTATGCTTACTATTTTTCTAGTTAACTAGTGGAGCTGTGTGGGTTCAGTTTAATGATGGGTCCCAGCTGGTCGTGCAGGCAGGAGTGTCTTCTATTAGTtatacatcaccagatggtcaaacaACTAGGTAAGTTTTAAAATACTGGTTGAGATTCAGCCCTTTGCtctaatttttttccctatatGTTGAAATAAATGACATAAGTTACTCTCTTCATGTTGACAAAGTTCATCTTATTATTTAAACTGTTACATATTCAAAGCAGCTTATGGTcttttgaaatacatattttatgattatctACAGGAATGCAAGGTAGCTGGTATGTATTATCCACACCAGTTGGTTAGATTGCTTTAGCCTTACTGTTCCTTTAGTCTAACTGAGTTGACCCTTTTCAGAAGTAATGGACTTCTGAGTTCTAAGTAATGTATTAATAGTTTATATaaaagaacacagaaacaaagaatCTTTATCTTAATAGATAACCAGACTATTTTCCCAAATGAAAGGCTGTACCCCCTGATCTAATGTAAAGTGATTAAtgattaaaagaattttttgaatGTATATATTCATTCTGAATGAGGGTATATGCCAGGCTAATACAATACATATGCTAACAAAGAAAAATCTGTCAACAACAAAAAGCAGTGGTTTGGTTTCCACATTTCAAACCATAACTTCCTAAAAAGAGGTAGGGTGCCAGTGATGCCAATACAAACATGCTACTTTATGAAAGCGCTTATTGTGGAGGAAATACTTGGGGTACACATAGTTTGTGGGTGTCTACCAACtgcttttgtgtgtatatgtgcagtACCATCATTTAAAGAACTCACAGGTTGAGGGGTCTTGTTAAAACAACATCTTCCAAATGTTCTAGAAAGTGGAAAGATACAGGTATAAAATGTTCAAGATAAAAGTTCAGATTTTTACTTGATATGGTAGTTTGGAAAATCTTGATATTTAATGGAAATGTTATTATAATGTGTTTAGCTTGTATTTTCTTTAGGGTCTTCAACTTAATGAGGAATCTAGATTTTCAGCTTGTATAAAATCTGTTCAAGTTTTTtgatctattttattatttaaatacatttagaaatttatctattttaaaaggatacaaatgagtATGATTTAGTGTCTAATAATTTTGTATAATCTTTCTGCACTGCCTTTT
This genomic window contains:
- the PLK4 gene encoding serine/threonine-protein kinase PLK4 isoform X1, coding for MATCIGEKIEDFRVGNLLGKGSFAGVYRAESIHTGLEVAIKMIDKKAMYKAGMVQRVQNEVKIHCQLKHPSILELYNYFEDNNYVYLVLEMCHNGEMNRYLKNRRKPFSENEARHFMHQIIRGMLYLHSHGILHRDLTLSNLLLTRNMNIKIADFGLAAQLKMPHEKHYTLCGTPNYISPEIATRSAHGLESDIWSLGCMFYTLLIGRPPFDTDTVKNTLNKVVLADYEMPTFLSREAKDLIHQLLRRNPADRLSLSSVLDHPFMSRNSSKNSKDLGTVEDSIDSGHATISTAVTASSSTSISGSLFDRRRLLIEQPLPNKMTIFPKNKNPSDFSSSGDGSSFYTSWGNQEQETSNSGRGRVIREAEERPHSRYLRRAHSSDRSETSHGQSRVKTYTMERCYSAEMLSKSKRSGVEENERYSPTNNDANIFHFFKEKTSNSSGFFEGSDNNQALSNHLCPGKTPFPFPDQTPQTEMVQQWFGNLQINDPSCEQSKTRGVEPPLVSQKRTLRSITSPLTAYRLKPIRQKTKKAVVSILDSEEVCVELLKDYASQEYVKEVLQISSDGSMITIYYPNDGRGFLLADRPPSPTDNISRYSFDNLPEKYWRKYQYASRFVQLVRSKSPKITYFTRYAKCVLMENSPGADFEVWFYDGAKIHKTEDLIQVIEKTGRSYTLKGESEVNSLKEEVKMYMNHANEGHRICLALESIISEEEKKSGSAPFFPIIVGRRPSSTSSPKALTPPPPVDPNYPMRETPSLNRMIINSAASPKQAPVLNPPVVTNEGLGLTGAASETNSSPRSLKDCLPKSAQLLKSVFVKNVGWATQLTSGAVWVQFNDGSQLVVQAGVSSISYTSPDGQTTRYGENEKLPECIKQKLQCLSSILLMFSNPTPSFH
- the PLK4 gene encoding serine/threonine-protein kinase PLK4 isoform X2; amino-acid sequence: MATCIGEKIEDFRVGNLLGKGSFAGVYRAESIHTGLEVAIKMIDKKAMYKAGMVQRVQNEVKIHCQLKHPSILELYNYFEDNNYVYLVLEMCHNGEMNRYLKNRRKPFSENEARHFMHQIIRGMLYLHSHGILHRDLTLSNLLLTRNMNIKIADFGLAAQLKMPHEKHYTLCGTPNYISPEIATRSAHGLESDIWSLGCMFYTLLIGRPPFDTDTVKNTLNKVVLADYEMPTFLSREAKDLIHQLLRRNPADRLSLSSVLDHPFMSRNSSKNSKDLGTVEDSIDSGHATISTAVTASSSTSISGSLFDRRRLLIEQPLPNKMTIFPKNKNPSDFSSSGDGSSFYTSWGNQEQETSNSGRGRVIREAEERPHSRYLRRAHSSDRSETSHGQSRVKTYTMERCYSAEMLSKSKRSGVEENERYSPTNNDANIFHFFKEKTSNSSGFFEGSDNNQALSNHLCPGKTPFPFPDQTPQTEMVQQWFGNLQINDPSCEQSKTRGVEPPLVSQKRTLRSITSPLTAYRLKPIRQKTKKAVVSILDSEEVCVELLKDYASQEYVKEVLQISSDGSMITIYYPNDGRGFLLADRPPSPTDNISRYSFDNLPEKYWRKYQYASRFVQLVRSKSPKITYFTRYAKCVLMENSPGADFEVWFYDGAKIHKTEDLIQVIEKTGRSYTLKGESEVNSLKEEVKMYMNHANEGHRICLALESIISEEEKKSGSAPFFPIIVGRPSSTSSPKALTPPPPVDPNYPMRETPSLNRMIINSAASPKQAPVLNPPVVTNEGLGLTGAASETNSSPRSLKDCLPKSAQLLKSVFVKNVGWATQLTSGAVWVQFNDGSQLVVQAGVSSISYTSPDGQTTRYGENEKLPECIKQKLQCLSSILLMFSNPTPSFH